In the Phaseolus vulgaris cultivar G19833 chromosome 7, P. vulgaris v2.0, whole genome shotgun sequence genome, one interval contains:
- the LOC137829002 gene encoding uncharacterized protein, whose product MVAEPPILIKPELTQPIIVYLATSNEAIGAALIQENPDQKPIYFVSRSLQNAETRYPKVEKVALTLVYAARRLRPYFQNHQIIVRTDYPISKILRKPELAGRMVTWSMELSEYGIKYEPRGPIKAQALADFIIQMPTTAQQEQWILYVDGASSKKGSGAGTVLEGPDNFQIEMALRFEFRTSNNQAEYEALIAGLLLARDMGVENVICKSDSQLSVGQVRGDYQVKDPLLMQYYHKVLNVMQCFKQAEIKYIPRELNMKADSLSKLASQQRQLQHNSVIQQTLSHPTVGFEECCNVTTTKDEWIETYLEAIKNQEQGVQLDTKMTKKIASFVLIGDELYKRGYSIPLLKCLSKEQAQYVVKELHEGICGLHCGARTMTTKVCRAGYYWTTLREDCEIYVKTCKKCQEFGSLNHIPAQALQGITSPWPFQNGELIYSVHFHLAGDKLNS is encoded by the coding sequence ATGGTAGCTGAACCACCGATCCTAATCAAACCCGAGTTGACCCAACCCATCATAGTTTACTTAGCAACTTCCAATGAAGCCATAGGAGCAGCGTTAATCCAAGAGAATCCAGACCAGAAACCAATATACTTTGTAAGTAGATCCCTTCAAAATGCTGAAACCAGATATCCCAAAGTAGAAAAAGTTGCCTTGACCTTGGTGTACGCCGCAAGACGTCTTCGGCCATACTTTCAGAATCATCAGATAATTGTGAGGACAGATTATCCAATATCAaaaatcttgagaaaaccaGAACTTGCAGGTAGGATGGTGACATGGTCAATGGAGCTTTCCGAATATGGAATCAAGTATGAACCGAGAGGACCAATCAAAGCTCAAGCCCTTGCAGATTTCATCATTCAGATGCCGACAACAGCACAGCAGGAGCAGTGGATATTGTATGTAGATGGCGCGTCAAGCAAAAAAGGAAGCGGAGCAGGGACAGTACTTGAAGGACCAGACAACTTCCAAATAGAGATGGCATTGAGATTCGAGTTCAGAACATCCAACAACCAGGCCGAATACGAAGCTCTTATTGCAGGACTACTACTGGCGAGAGACATGGGAGTTGAAAACGTCATTTGCAAAAGTGATTCTCAGCTCTCAGTGGGACAGGTACGAGGAGATTATCAGGTAAAAGATCCATTATTGATGCAATATTATCATAAGGTATTAAATGTCATGCAATGTTTCAAACAagctgaaataaaatatattccgAGAGAACTAAACATGAAAGCAGATTCATTATCCAAATTGGCAAGTCAACAGCGGCAACTCCAACACAATTCGGTTATACAACAAACCCTCAGTCACCCGACAGTCGGTTTCGAGGAATGTTGCAATGTCACCACAACAAAAGATGAATGGATAGAAACATATTTGGAAGCCATAAAGAATCAAGAGCAAGGTGTTCAATTAGATACAAAAATGACCAAAAAAATAGCTAGTTTTGTGTTAATTGGAGATGAACTCTACAAACGCGGATATTCAATACCTTTGTTGAAATGTCTCTCAAAAGAGCAAGCTCAATATGTAGTGAAAGAACTTCATGAAGGAATATGTGGCTTACATTGTGGAGCTCGAACAATGACAACAAAAGTTTGCCGAGCTGGATATTATTGGACAACACTCCGAGAAGATTGTGAAATTTATGTTAAAACATGCAAGAAGTGTCAAGAATTTGGAAGTTTGAACCATATACCAGCACAGGCGTTACAAGGAATTACTTCTCCATGGCCCTTTCAAAATGGGGAATTGATATACTCGGTCCATTTCCACTTGGCCGGGGACAAACTAAATTCATGA